Proteins from one Deinococcus sp. AB2017081 genomic window:
- a CDS encoding menaquinone biosynthesis decarboxylase: MAFPDIQSFMRLLEQRGELVRVSVPVSRELEITEIADRMVKRGGPALLFENVVGSAYPVVIGLLGTKERVALALGVDDLDGLAEKVRALIDLSGGGSKLGLLSNVTKLRDAMNLPPRRVKNAPVQQVVWRGDEVDLSRIPVLKCWPLDGGPFVTLPLVITNDPETGERNMGMYRVQVMSRNTTGMHWQRHKTGTKHLEKARKLGKKLEVAVAIGGDPALIYAATAPLPPVPGLDEFALAGYLRGQRYPVTKGVTVDLDVPANAEFILEGYVDPSEDWVVEGPFGDHTGFYTLPDLYPQFHVTAVTMRERPVYPATIVGRPPMEDAYLIEASERLFLPAAQLIIPEIVDYHMPPAGVAHNLVFVSIRKTYPGQAYKVANGLFGLGQMMFAKVIVVVDEDVTVSDFGAVWREVAQKAVPGRDTLTTRGPIDVLDHSSRGWGYGGKLIIDATTKRPEETGSGVSSRDDQAGDVTPETFQPHASAELPTFDGVLAQTQTGDGYWLVALDKTRPGQAQELARAFAAHPAARGIRHLLICDDQTDVGNLQDVWWTILNNIDAERDVAVHGGLLAWDGARKLPEEGFVREWPPKIVMDGAVVNRVDALWHVYGLPEQWR, from the coding sequence ATGGCCTTTCCGGACATCCAGAGCTTCATGCGCCTGCTTGAACAGCGCGGCGAACTCGTCCGCGTGTCCGTGCCGGTCTCCCGCGAGCTGGAGATCACCGAGATCGCCGACCGGATGGTGAAGCGGGGCGGCCCGGCCCTGCTGTTCGAGAACGTCGTCGGCAGCGCCTATCCCGTGGTCATCGGCCTGCTCGGCACCAAGGAACGTGTCGCCCTGGCGCTGGGCGTGGACGACCTCGACGGCCTTGCGGAGAAGGTGCGCGCCCTGATTGACCTCTCGGGCGGCGGCAGCAAGCTGGGCCTGCTGAGCAACGTCACCAAGCTGCGCGACGCCATGAACCTCCCGCCGCGCCGCGTGAAGAACGCCCCCGTGCAGCAGGTCGTGTGGCGCGGCGACGAGGTGGATCTCTCGAGGATCCCGGTGCTGAAGTGCTGGCCGCTCGACGGCGGGCCCTTCGTCACGCTGCCCCTGGTCATCACCAACGACCCCGAGACCGGCGAGCGCAACATGGGCATGTACCGCGTGCAGGTCATGAGCCGCAACACGACCGGCATGCACTGGCAGCGTCACAAGACCGGCACGAAGCATCTGGAGAAGGCGAGGAAGCTCGGCAAAAAGCTGGAGGTCGCGGTCGCCATCGGCGGCGACCCGGCCCTGATCTACGCGGCCACCGCGCCCCTGCCGCCCGTGCCGGGCCTCGACGAGTTCGCCCTCGCCGGCTACCTGCGCGGCCAGCGCTACCCGGTCACGAAGGGCGTGACCGTCGACCTGGACGTGCCCGCCAACGCCGAGTTCATCCTGGAGGGCTACGTCGACCCCAGCGAGGACTGGGTGGTCGAGGGGCCCTTCGGCGACCACACCGGTTTCTACACGCTGCCCGACCTGTATCCGCAGTTCCACGTCACGGCCGTCACCATGCGCGAGCGGCCGGTCTACCCGGCAACCATCGTGGGCCGCCCCCCCATGGAGGACGCGTACCTCATCGAGGCGTCCGAGCGGCTGTTCCTGCCCGCCGCGCAGCTCATCATTCCCGAGATCGTCGATTACCACATGCCGCCCGCCGGGGTCGCGCACAACCTCGTGTTCGTGTCCATCAGGAAGACGTATCCGGGGCAGGCGTACAAGGTCGCCAACGGCCTGTTCGGCCTGGGCCAGATGATGTTCGCCAAGGTGATCGTGGTTGTGGACGAGGACGTGACGGTCAGCGACTTCGGCGCGGTGTGGCGCGAGGTCGCGCAGAAGGCCGTGCCGGGCCGCGACACCCTCACCACGCGCGGGCCCATCGACGTGCTCGACCACTCCAGCCGCGGGTGGGGCTACGGTGGCAAGCTGATCATCGACGCGACCACCAAGCGCCCCGAGGAGACCGGCTCCGGCGTCAGCTCCCGCGACGATCAGGCGGGCGACGTCACCCCCGAGACCTTCCAGCCGCACGCCAGCGCGGAGCTGCCCACCTTCGACGGCGTGCTCGCCCAGACCCAGACCGGGGACGGGTACTGGCTCGTGGCGCTCGACAAGACCCGCCCCGGGCAGGCGCAGGAGCTGGCCCGCGCCTTCGCCGCGCACCCCGCCGCCCGGGGGATCCGCCACCTCCTGATCTGCGACGACCAGACCGACGTGGGCAACCTCCAGGACGTGTGGTGGACGATCCTGAACAACATCGACGCCGAACGCGACGTGGCCGTGCACGGCGGGCTGCTCGCGTGGGACGGTGCGCGCAAGCTCCCCGAAGAGGGCTTCGTGCGCGAGTGGCCGCCGAAGATCGTCATGGACGGGGCGGTCGTGAACCGCGTGGACGCCCTGTGGCACGTGTACGGCCTGCCGGAGCAGTGGCGCTGA